The Microbacterium sp. W4I20 genome segment GCGGTAACGCTCGATGTCGATGTCCTGGAGGTAGCCGAGCAGACGACGGCGCTGACCCACCATGAGGAACAGGCCACGACGCGAGTGGTGGTCGTGCTTGTGCTCCTTGAGGTGTTCGGTGAGGTCCTTGATGCGCTGCGTCAGCATCGCGACCTGCACCTCGG includes the following:
- the rpsO gene encoding 30S ribosomal protein S15, whose amino-acid sequence is MPLESDAKKAIMEEYATHPGDTGSPEVQVAMLTQRIKDLTEHLKEHKHDHHSRRGLFLMVGQRRRLLGYLQDIDIERYRKLIDRLGLRR